One segment of Syngnathus scovelli strain Florida chromosome 6, RoL_Ssco_1.2, whole genome shotgun sequence DNA contains the following:
- the LOC137840344 gene encoding pro-neuregulin-4, membrane-bound isoform, which translates to MMTEHGVPCDGEDAAYCMNGGTCYKLASMDTLSCVCNNYYKGSRCEQFQLLLGSSDKEQAGLIVALVFVGLLILVVFSVIIYFTYKMLKAKQQKKQSHIEYWKVQPRA; encoded by the exons aTGATGACAG AACATGGAGTGCCATGTGATGGGGAGGATGCCGCCTATTGCATGAATGGAGGCACGTGCTATAAACTTGCCTCCATGGATACACTTTCCTGTGT GTGCAACAACTACTACAAAGGAAGTCGATGCGAGCAGTTCCAACTGCTTCTCGGATCCTCCGACAAGGAGCAAGCGGGTTTAATCGTAGCGCTGGTCTTTGTCGGACTCCTCATCTTAGTGGTCTTTTCCGTTATCATCTACTTTACCTATAA GATGCTGAAAGCCAAGCAACAGAAGAAGCAGAGTCACATAGAGTATTGGAAAGTCCAACCAAGAGCTTGA
- the lactb gene encoding serine beta-lactamase-like protein LACTB, mitochondrial isoform X1, with the protein MYRLLVPHTLYAKFKLLPTRVTTLWLPRAAGRAGPPGQRCVFTQRRCYASKSTTKNFSLVWICGAGVGLALVFGLKYHAGADKGACDNTLTDRQNHRYDAAIKASRVLVERIQVGAQSEVGAPGLVVAVSVDGVPVWSEGVGYADLENRLPCGPETVMRIASISKSLTSAAAARLCEEGKLDLDAPVQKYVPEFPPKKFDGQNVTITPRMILSHLSGIRHYEKDPNKVREEMEKAKRLLKPSMMEKKEDINQNKDEPTKQSKEASQAKKKKEFAHEEYYLMEKFESVTQALDLFKNDPLIFKPGTTFLYSTHAYTLLSAVIEQAAGQPFLDVMTNLFRELGMLNTVPDQNEPIIYHRSRYYHLNKRGRVVNCPYVDNSYKWAGGGFLSTVGDLLLFGNVLLYSYQMAHIKDTEGLLPGFLKPQTAVELWTAVDKTEASWDKDGRYSQGWLVVDKEQKYGQCRKRKHYVSHTGGAVGASSVLLVLPSEEMEQRRGQKVLPQGVVVSILTNMQSVGLNSTALKIAHQFDKARSAILDTSYIKSLSVRSAVESQQPLAITEIDDDGGGGLNMITCHAD; encoded by the exons ATGTACCGTTTATTGGTGCCACATACTTTATATGCCAAATTTAAGCTTTTGCCCACACGGGTGACAACTCTATGGCTCCCACGAgccgctgggcgagctgggccgCCTGGACAGAGATGTGTTTTTACCCAAAGGCGATGCTACGCTAGCAAGTCCACCACAAAAAACTTTTCCTTGGTGTGGATCTGTGGAGCTGGTGTGGGACTTGCCTTGGTGTTTGGACTGAAATATCACGCGGGGGCAGACAAAGGTGCGTGTGATAACACATTGACGGACCGTCAGAATCATCGATACGATGCTGCAATCAAAGCGAGTCGAGTTTTAGTGGAGCGAATCCAGGTAGGCGCGCAG AGTGAAGTTGGAGCTCCCGGCCTGGTGGTGGCGGTGTCGGTGGATGGTGTTCCTGTCTGGTCTGAAG GGGTTGGTTATGCCGATTTGGAGAATCGTTTACCATGTGGCCCGGAAACCGTGATGCGAATCGCCAGTATCAGCAAGTCGCTCACGTCTGCGGCTGCTGCGCGTCTGTGTGAGGAAGGGAAACTCGATCTCGATGCGCCTGTCCAGAAATATGTCCCAGAGTTTCCTCCAAAAAAGTTTGATGGACAGAAT GTCACAATAACACCTCGCATGATTCTCTCCCACCTCAGCGGGATTCGGCATTACGAGAAGGACCCAAATAAAGTGAGAGAGGAAATGGAGAAAGCCAAGCGGCTTCTGAAACCGTCAATGATGGAGAAAAAGGAGGATATAAATCAAAATAAAGATGAGCCCACTAAGCAATCCAAAGAAGCTTCCCAGgccaagaagaaaaaagaatttGCGCATGAGGAATACTACTTGATGGAAAAATTTGAAAGTGTCACTCAAGCGTTGGACCTCTTTAAGAACGACCCACTCATTTTCAAACCAG GCACAACATTCTTGTACTCGACCCACGCCTACACCCTCCTCAGTGCTGTCATCGAGCAAGCGGCGGGCCAGCCCTTCCTGGATGTCATGACTAACCTCTTCCGGGAACTTGGAATGCTCAATACGGTGCCAGATCAAAATGAACCCATCATTTATCATCGTTCCAG GTATTATCATCTGAACAAGCGAGGTCGAGTAGTGAACTGCCCGTACGTAGACAACTCGTACAAGTGGGCGGGGGGCGGCTTTCTTTCCACGGTGGGGGACCTGCTGCTCTTTGGTAACGTTCTACTCTACAGCTATCAAATGGCTCACATTAAGGACACTGAAGGGCTGCTGCCCGGTTTCCTCAAACCCCAAACCGCCGTGGAACTTTGGACGGCGGTGGATAAGACGGAGGCCAGCTGGGACAAGGACGGACGATACAGTCAAGGCTggctggtggtggacaaagagcagaaatACGGGCAATGCAGGAAGCGCAAGCACTATGTGTCGCACACAGGGGGCGCTGTGGGGGCCAGCAGTGTCCTGTTGGTGTTGCCCAGCGAGGAGATGGAGCAGCGACGAGGACAGAAGGTCCTCCCGCAGGGCGTGGTGGTCAGCATTCTCACCAACATGCAGTCTGTGGGACTCAACAGCACAGCCCTGAAAATTGCACACCAGTTTGACAAAGCCAGAAGCGC CATCCTAGACACAAGTTACATCAAGag CTTGTCTGTCAGGTCAGCAGTGGAATCACAGCAGCCTCTGGCCATCACTGAgattgatgatgatggtggtggtggcctGAACATGATCACATGTCACGCCGACTGA
- the lactb gene encoding serine beta-lactamase-like protein LACTB, mitochondrial isoform X2: MYRLLVPHTLYAKFKLLPTRVTTLWLPRAAGRAGPPGQRCVFTQRRCYASKSTTKNFSLVWICGAGVGLALVFGLKYHAGADKGACDNTLTDRQNHRYDAAIKASRVLVERIQVGAQSEVGAPGLVVAVSVDGVPVWSEGVGYADLENRLPCGPETVMRIASISKSLTSAAAARLCEEGKLDLDAPVQKYVPEFPPKKFDGQNVTITPRMILSHLSGIRHYEKDPNKVREEMEKAKRLLKPSMMEKKEDINQNKDEPTKQSKEASQAKKKKEFAHEEYYLMEKFESVTQALDLFKNDPLIFKPGTTFLYSTHAYTLLSAVIEQAAGQPFLDVMTNLFRELGMLNTVPDQNEPIIYHRSRYYHLNKRGRVVNCPYVDNSYKWAGGGFLSTVGDLLLFGNVLLYSYQMAHIKDTEGLLPGFLKPQTAVELWTAVDKTEASWDKDGRYSQGWLVVDKEQKYGQCRKRKHYVSHTGGAVGASSVLLVLPSEEMEQRRGQKVLPQGVVVSILTNMQSVGLNSTALKIAHQFDKARSAILDTSYIKREQHCKKCSDDPMGSIPATGSFIFLSLVDASRVL, encoded by the exons ATGTACCGTTTATTGGTGCCACATACTTTATATGCCAAATTTAAGCTTTTGCCCACACGGGTGACAACTCTATGGCTCCCACGAgccgctgggcgagctgggccgCCTGGACAGAGATGTGTTTTTACCCAAAGGCGATGCTACGCTAGCAAGTCCACCACAAAAAACTTTTCCTTGGTGTGGATCTGTGGAGCTGGTGTGGGACTTGCCTTGGTGTTTGGACTGAAATATCACGCGGGGGCAGACAAAGGTGCGTGTGATAACACATTGACGGACCGTCAGAATCATCGATACGATGCTGCAATCAAAGCGAGTCGAGTTTTAGTGGAGCGAATCCAGGTAGGCGCGCAG AGTGAAGTTGGAGCTCCCGGCCTGGTGGTGGCGGTGTCGGTGGATGGTGTTCCTGTCTGGTCTGAAG GGGTTGGTTATGCCGATTTGGAGAATCGTTTACCATGTGGCCCGGAAACCGTGATGCGAATCGCCAGTATCAGCAAGTCGCTCACGTCTGCGGCTGCTGCGCGTCTGTGTGAGGAAGGGAAACTCGATCTCGATGCGCCTGTCCAGAAATATGTCCCAGAGTTTCCTCCAAAAAAGTTTGATGGACAGAAT GTCACAATAACACCTCGCATGATTCTCTCCCACCTCAGCGGGATTCGGCATTACGAGAAGGACCCAAATAAAGTGAGAGAGGAAATGGAGAAAGCCAAGCGGCTTCTGAAACCGTCAATGATGGAGAAAAAGGAGGATATAAATCAAAATAAAGATGAGCCCACTAAGCAATCCAAAGAAGCTTCCCAGgccaagaagaaaaaagaatttGCGCATGAGGAATACTACTTGATGGAAAAATTTGAAAGTGTCACTCAAGCGTTGGACCTCTTTAAGAACGACCCACTCATTTTCAAACCAG GCACAACATTCTTGTACTCGACCCACGCCTACACCCTCCTCAGTGCTGTCATCGAGCAAGCGGCGGGCCAGCCCTTCCTGGATGTCATGACTAACCTCTTCCGGGAACTTGGAATGCTCAATACGGTGCCAGATCAAAATGAACCCATCATTTATCATCGTTCCAG GTATTATCATCTGAACAAGCGAGGTCGAGTAGTGAACTGCCCGTACGTAGACAACTCGTACAAGTGGGCGGGGGGCGGCTTTCTTTCCACGGTGGGGGACCTGCTGCTCTTTGGTAACGTTCTACTCTACAGCTATCAAATGGCTCACATTAAGGACACTGAAGGGCTGCTGCCCGGTTTCCTCAAACCCCAAACCGCCGTGGAACTTTGGACGGCGGTGGATAAGACGGAGGCCAGCTGGGACAAGGACGGACGATACAGTCAAGGCTggctggtggtggacaaagagcagaaatACGGGCAATGCAGGAAGCGCAAGCACTATGTGTCGCACACAGGGGGCGCTGTGGGGGCCAGCAGTGTCCTGTTGGTGTTGCCCAGCGAGGAGATGGAGCAGCGACGAGGACAGAAGGTCCTCCCGCAGGGCGTGGTGGTCAGCATTCTCACCAACATGCAGTCTGTGGGACTCAACAGCACAGCCCTGAAAATTGCACACCAGTTTGACAAAGCCAGAAGCGC CATCCTAGACACAAGTTACATCAAGag AGAGCAGCATTGCAAAAAGTGCAGCGATGACCCGATGGGATCCATTCCAGCCACTGGAAGCTTCATATTTTTGTCACTT gtcgACGCTTCCCGAGTGCTGTAA